In a genomic window of Glycine max cultivar Williams 82 chromosome 13, Glycine_max_v4.0, whole genome shotgun sequence:
- the LOC100775485 gene encoding cactin isoform X3 has protein sequence MAEIEKVKKRREERALEKARHEEEMALLARERARAEFHDWQKREEEFHFDQSKVRSEIRLREGRARPIDILTKHLNGSDDLDIEINEPYMVFKGLTVKEMEELHDDIKMHLDLDRDTPTHVEYWEALLLVCDWELAEARKKDAIDRARVRGEEPPADLLAEERGLHYSVEPDVKNLLQGKTHAELEAYQVHTESEMRTGTAKVVEYWEAVLKHLHIYKAKACLKEIHAKMLCKHLQRPEQPLEDEDELEDAQVRNSEDDTEHYAKDESFSPEPIKGEVQEAKDQAGSFSPELFHGDENEEAIDPEEDRALLEQKRMAVKEEQQRQIQEAMASKPAPSEDNFEMKAMKAMGAMEDGDAVFGSGAEVNLDSEVYWWHDKYRARKPKYFNRVHTGYEWNKYNQTHYDHDNPPPKVVQGYKFNIFYPDLVDKTKAPTYTIEKDGSNGETCIIRFHAGPPYEDIVSLLFLDVTKAFKFFNQITDFMCLQTLAYILVFSPTGWLPF, from the exons TCATTTTGATCAAAGCAAGGTTAGATCTGAGATTAGATTGCGTGAAGGGCGTGCTAGGCCGATTGATATCCTAACCAAGCACCTCAATGGATCTGATGATTTGGATATAGAAATAAATGAACCATACATGGTGTTCAAG GGCTTGACAGTAAAGGAAATGGAAGAACTTCATGATGACATCAAAATGCATCTGGACCTTGACAGGGACACACCCACCCATGTAGAATATTGGGAG GCACTCCTTCTGGTTTGTGATTGGGAGCTAGCTGAAGCTCGAAAAAAGGATGCAATTGATCGAGCTAGGGTGCGTGGTGAAGAACCTCCCGCAGATCTGCTTGCAGAAGAAAGGGGTCTGCATTACAGTGTTGAGCCAGATGTGAAGAATCTTTTGCAGGGGAAAACACATGCAGAATTGGAAGCTTATCAGGTGCATACAGAGTCAGAGATGCGTACTGGTACAGCAAAAGTGGTTGAGTACTGGGAGGCAGTTTTAAAACACCTCCACATATATAAGGCCAAG GCTTGTTTAAAGGAAATTCATGCCAAGATGTTATGCAAGCACTTGCAACGCCCTGAACAACCATTGGAGGATGAAGATGAATTGGAAGATGCTCAAGTTAGAAACTCTGAGGACGATACTGAGCACTATGCTAAAG ATGAATCATTTTCACCAGAACCCAttaaaggagaagttcaagaagCCAAAGATCAGGCTGGCTCATTTTCACCGGAACTGTTTCATGGTGATGAAAATGAGGAAGCTATTGACCCTGAAGAGGATCGAGCTCTACTG GAGCAGAAACGCATGGCTGTAAAGGAAGAGCAGCAAAGACAAATTCAGGAAGCAATGGCATCAAAGCCTGCTCCATCTGAAGATAATTTTGAGATGAAGGCCATGAAAGCTATGGGAGCTATGGAAGATGGGGACGCAGTGTTTGGCTCTGGTGCTGAAGTGAATCTAGATTCAGAG GTTTATTGGTGGCATGACAAATACAGAGCCAGGAAGCCGAAGTATTTCAACCGTGTTCACACTGGATATGAATGGAATAAATACAATCAGACTCACTACGATCATGACAATCCACCTCCAAAGGTTGTACAAGGGTATAAATTTAACATCTTCTACCCAGATCTTGTAGACAAGACAAAAGCTCCAACTTACACTATTGAGAAGGATGGCAGCAATGGTGAGACTTGCATCATAAGATTTCATGCAGGGCCACCATACGAAGACATTGTAAGTCTACTTTTTCTCGATGTTACGAAagcttttaaatttttcaacCAAATTACCGATTTCATGTGTCTTCAGACACTGGCTTACATTCTGGTTTTCTCTCCTACCGGTTGGCTTCCATTTTGA
- the LOC100775485 gene encoding cactin isoform X6: MAEIEKVKKRREERALEKARHEEEMALLARERARAEFHDWQKREEEFHFDQSKVRSEIRLREGRARPIDILTKHLNGSDDLDIEINEPYMVFKGLTVKEMEELHDDIKMHLDLDRDTPTHVEYWEALLLVCDWELAEARKKDAIDRARVRGEEPPADLLAEERGLHYSVEPDVKNLLQGKTHAELEAYQVHTESEMRTGTAKVVEYWEAVLKHLHIYKAKACLKEIHAKMLCKHLQRPEQPLEDEDELEDAQVRNSEDDTEHYAKDESFSPEPIKGEVQEAKDQAGSFSPELFHGDENEEAIDPEEDRALLEQKRMAVKEEQQRQIQEAMASKPAPSEDNFEMKAMKAMGAMEDGDAVFGSGAEVNLDSEVYWWHDKYRARKPKYFNRVHTGYEWNKYNQTHYDHDNPPPKVVQGYKFNIFYPDLVDKTKAPTYTIEKDGSNGETCIIRFHAGPPYEDITLAYILVFSPTGWLPF, encoded by the exons TCATTTTGATCAAAGCAAGGTTAGATCTGAGATTAGATTGCGTGAAGGGCGTGCTAGGCCGATTGATATCCTAACCAAGCACCTCAATGGATCTGATGATTTGGATATAGAAATAAATGAACCATACATGGTGTTCAAG GGCTTGACAGTAAAGGAAATGGAAGAACTTCATGATGACATCAAAATGCATCTGGACCTTGACAGGGACACACCCACCCATGTAGAATATTGGGAG GCACTCCTTCTGGTTTGTGATTGGGAGCTAGCTGAAGCTCGAAAAAAGGATGCAATTGATCGAGCTAGGGTGCGTGGTGAAGAACCTCCCGCAGATCTGCTTGCAGAAGAAAGGGGTCTGCATTACAGTGTTGAGCCAGATGTGAAGAATCTTTTGCAGGGGAAAACACATGCAGAATTGGAAGCTTATCAGGTGCATACAGAGTCAGAGATGCGTACTGGTACAGCAAAAGTGGTTGAGTACTGGGAGGCAGTTTTAAAACACCTCCACATATATAAGGCCAAG GCTTGTTTAAAGGAAATTCATGCCAAGATGTTATGCAAGCACTTGCAACGCCCTGAACAACCATTGGAGGATGAAGATGAATTGGAAGATGCTCAAGTTAGAAACTCTGAGGACGATACTGAGCACTATGCTAAAG ATGAATCATTTTCACCAGAACCCAttaaaggagaagttcaagaagCCAAAGATCAGGCTGGCTCATTTTCACCGGAACTGTTTCATGGTGATGAAAATGAGGAAGCTATTGACCCTGAAGAGGATCGAGCTCTACTG GAGCAGAAACGCATGGCTGTAAAGGAAGAGCAGCAAAGACAAATTCAGGAAGCAATGGCATCAAAGCCTGCTCCATCTGAAGATAATTTTGAGATGAAGGCCATGAAAGCTATGGGAGCTATGGAAGATGGGGACGCAGTGTTTGGCTCTGGTGCTGAAGTGAATCTAGATTCAGAG GTTTATTGGTGGCATGACAAATACAGAGCCAGGAAGCCGAAGTATTTCAACCGTGTTCACACTGGATATGAATGGAATAAATACAATCAGACTCACTACGATCATGACAATCCACCTCCAAAGGTTGTACAAGGGTATAAATTTAACATCTTCTACCCAGATCTTGTAGACAAGACAAAAGCTCCAACTTACACTATTGAGAAGGATGGCAGCAATGGTGAGACTTGCATCATAAGATTTCATGCAGGGCCACCATACGAAGACATT ACACTGGCTTACATTCTGGTTTTCTCTCCTACCGGTTGGCTTCCATTTTGA
- the LOC100775485 gene encoding cactin isoform X4: MAEIEKVKKRREERALEKARHEEEMALLARERARAEFHDWQKREEEFHFDQSKVRSEIRLREGRARPIDILTKHLNGSDDLDIEINEPYMVFKGLTVKEMEELHDDIKMHLDLDRDTPTHVEYWEALLLVCDWELAEARKKDAIDRARVRGEEPPADLLAEERGLHYSVEPDVKNLLQGKTHAELEAYQVHTESEMRTGTAKVVEYWEAVLKHLHIYKAKACLKEIHAKMLCKHLQRPEQPLEDEDELEDAQVRNSEDDTEHYAKDESFSPEPIKGEVQEAKDQAGSFSPELFHGDENEEAIDPEEDRALLKRMAVKEEQQRQIQEAMASKPAPSEDNFEMKAMKAMGAMEDGDAVFGSGAEVNLDSEVYWWHDKYRARKPKYFNRVHTGYEWNKYNQTHYDHDNPPPKVVQGYKFNIFYPDLVDKTKAPTYTIEKDGSNGETCIIRFHAGPPYEDIVSLLFLDVTKAFKFFNQITDFMCLQTLAYILVFSPTGWLPF, encoded by the exons TCATTTTGATCAAAGCAAGGTTAGATCTGAGATTAGATTGCGTGAAGGGCGTGCTAGGCCGATTGATATCCTAACCAAGCACCTCAATGGATCTGATGATTTGGATATAGAAATAAATGAACCATACATGGTGTTCAAG GGCTTGACAGTAAAGGAAATGGAAGAACTTCATGATGACATCAAAATGCATCTGGACCTTGACAGGGACACACCCACCCATGTAGAATATTGGGAG GCACTCCTTCTGGTTTGTGATTGGGAGCTAGCTGAAGCTCGAAAAAAGGATGCAATTGATCGAGCTAGGGTGCGTGGTGAAGAACCTCCCGCAGATCTGCTTGCAGAAGAAAGGGGTCTGCATTACAGTGTTGAGCCAGATGTGAAGAATCTTTTGCAGGGGAAAACACATGCAGAATTGGAAGCTTATCAGGTGCATACAGAGTCAGAGATGCGTACTGGTACAGCAAAAGTGGTTGAGTACTGGGAGGCAGTTTTAAAACACCTCCACATATATAAGGCCAAG GCTTGTTTAAAGGAAATTCATGCCAAGATGTTATGCAAGCACTTGCAACGCCCTGAACAACCATTGGAGGATGAAGATGAATTGGAAGATGCTCAAGTTAGAAACTCTGAGGACGATACTGAGCACTATGCTAAAG ATGAATCATTTTCACCAGAACCCAttaaaggagaagttcaagaagCCAAAGATCAGGCTGGCTCATTTTCACCGGAACTGTTTCATGGTGATGAAAATGAGGAAGCTATTGACCCTGAAGAGGATCGAGCTCTACTG AAACGCATGGCTGTAAAGGAAGAGCAGCAAAGACAAATTCAGGAAGCAATGGCATCAAAGCCTGCTCCATCTGAAGATAATTTTGAGATGAAGGCCATGAAAGCTATGGGAGCTATGGAAGATGGGGACGCAGTGTTTGGCTCTGGTGCTGAAGTGAATCTAGATTCAGAG GTTTATTGGTGGCATGACAAATACAGAGCCAGGAAGCCGAAGTATTTCAACCGTGTTCACACTGGATATGAATGGAATAAATACAATCAGACTCACTACGATCATGACAATCCACCTCCAAAGGTTGTACAAGGGTATAAATTTAACATCTTCTACCCAGATCTTGTAGACAAGACAAAAGCTCCAACTTACACTATTGAGAAGGATGGCAGCAATGGTGAGACTTGCATCATAAGATTTCATGCAGGGCCACCATACGAAGACATTGTAAGTCTACTTTTTCTCGATGTTACGAAagcttttaaatttttcaacCAAATTACCGATTTCATGTGTCTTCAGACACTGGCTTACATTCTGGTTTTCTCTCCTACCGGTTGGCTTCCATTTTGA
- the LOC100815603 gene encoding peptidyl-prolyl cis-trans isomerase FKBP16-4, chloroplastic, translating to MLQNCGWNQPRYPLNIFSLSSLTKNKKKRKLTKQNSDLTVQYQPNQQSNTMKLSVFHHQHHPMILNCPLTLTRTHKRLYNNGSYRWLPCHCSHSSTSKTAAEPVTVSLSIEGRRALLSCLLTTVAGVYACDVAGAVSTSRRALRGAKIPESDYTTLPNGLKYYDLKVGNGAEAKMGSRVAIHYVAKWKGITFMTSRQGMGVGGGTPYGFDVGQSERGTVLKGLDLGVQGMRVGGQRLLIVPPELAYGSKGVQEIPPNSTIELDIELLSIKQSPFGTPVKIVEG from the exons ATGCTTCAAAATTGTGGATGGAATCAACCACGTTATCCTCtcaatattttctctctttcctctctaaccaaaaacaaaaagaaaaggaagctAACTAAACAAAATTCTGATCTCACTGTACAGTATCAACCAAACCAACAATCCAACACCATGAAACTCTCTGTGTTCCACCATCAGCACCATCCTATGATTCTCAATTGCCCCCTTACCTTGACAA GGACACACAAAAGACTTTACAACAATGGTTCATATAGGTGGTTACCATGCCACTGCTCACATTCTTCCACAAGTAAAACTGCTGCAGAACCAGTTACAGTTTCTTTAAGTATTGAAGGAAGGAGAGCATTACTCAGTTGTCTCCTCACAACTG TTGCTGGAGTCTATGCATGTGATGTGGCTGGAGCTGTTAGCACAAGTAGAAGAGCT CTAAGAGGAGCCAAAATTCCTGAAAGTGATTATACAACCTTGCCCAATGGTTTGAA GTACTATGATTTGAAGGTTGGGAATGGAGCTGAAGCTAAAATGGGATCCCGTGTTGCA ATTCATTATGTCGCCAAATGGAAGGGTATCACCTTTATGACTAGTAGACAAGGAATGGGCGTTGGAGGAGGAACG CCCTATGGATTTGATGTAGGCCAATCTGAGAGAGGAACAGTCCTTAAAGGGTTGGATTTAGGAGTACAAGGCATGCGAGTAGGAGGCCAG CGGCTGTTAATTGTTCCTCCTGAACTTGCCTATGGAAGCAAAGGAGTCCAAGAAATCCCTCCCAATTCAACAATAGAG TTGGACATTGAATTGCTTTCTATCAAACAAAGTCCATTCGG GACTCCCGTAAAGATAGTTGAAGGTTAA
- the LOC100775485 gene encoding cactin isoform X2, with protein MAEIEKVKKRREERALEKARHEEEMALLARERARAEFHDWQKREEEFHFDQSKVRSEIRLREGRARPIDILTKHLNGSDDLDIEINEPYMVFKGLTVKEMEELHDDIKMHLDLDRDTPTHVEYWEALLLVCDWELAEARKKDAIDRARVRGEEPPADLLAEERGLHYSVEPDVKNLLQGKTHAELEAYQVHTESEMRTGTAKVVEYWEAVLKHLHIYKAKACLKEIHAKMLCKHLQRPEQPLEDEDELEDAQVRNSEDDTEHYAKVQYADESFSPEPIKGEVQEAKDQAGSFSPELFHGDENEEAIDPEEDRALLKRMAVKEEQQRQIQEAMASKPAPSEDNFEMKAMKAMGAMEDGDAVFGSGAEVNLDSEVYWWHDKYRARKPKYFNRVHTGYEWNKYNQTHYDHDNPPPKVVQGYKFNIFYPDLVDKTKAPTYTIEKDGSNGETCIIRFHAGPPYEDIVSLLFLDVTKAFKFFNQITDFMCLQTLAYILVFSPTGWLPF; from the exons TCATTTTGATCAAAGCAAGGTTAGATCTGAGATTAGATTGCGTGAAGGGCGTGCTAGGCCGATTGATATCCTAACCAAGCACCTCAATGGATCTGATGATTTGGATATAGAAATAAATGAACCATACATGGTGTTCAAG GGCTTGACAGTAAAGGAAATGGAAGAACTTCATGATGACATCAAAATGCATCTGGACCTTGACAGGGACACACCCACCCATGTAGAATATTGGGAG GCACTCCTTCTGGTTTGTGATTGGGAGCTAGCTGAAGCTCGAAAAAAGGATGCAATTGATCGAGCTAGGGTGCGTGGTGAAGAACCTCCCGCAGATCTGCTTGCAGAAGAAAGGGGTCTGCATTACAGTGTTGAGCCAGATGTGAAGAATCTTTTGCAGGGGAAAACACATGCAGAATTGGAAGCTTATCAGGTGCATACAGAGTCAGAGATGCGTACTGGTACAGCAAAAGTGGTTGAGTACTGGGAGGCAGTTTTAAAACACCTCCACATATATAAGGCCAAG GCTTGTTTAAAGGAAATTCATGCCAAGATGTTATGCAAGCACTTGCAACGCCCTGAACAACCATTGGAGGATGAAGATGAATTGGAAGATGCTCAAGTTAGAAACTCTGAGGACGATACTGAGCACTATGCTAAAG TCCAATATGCAGATGAATCATTTTCACCAGAACCCAttaaaggagaagttcaagaagCCAAAGATCAGGCTGGCTCATTTTCACCGGAACTGTTTCATGGTGATGAAAATGAGGAAGCTATTGACCCTGAAGAGGATCGAGCTCTACTG AAACGCATGGCTGTAAAGGAAGAGCAGCAAAGACAAATTCAGGAAGCAATGGCATCAAAGCCTGCTCCATCTGAAGATAATTTTGAGATGAAGGCCATGAAAGCTATGGGAGCTATGGAAGATGGGGACGCAGTGTTTGGCTCTGGTGCTGAAGTGAATCTAGATTCAGAG GTTTATTGGTGGCATGACAAATACAGAGCCAGGAAGCCGAAGTATTTCAACCGTGTTCACACTGGATATGAATGGAATAAATACAATCAGACTCACTACGATCATGACAATCCACCTCCAAAGGTTGTACAAGGGTATAAATTTAACATCTTCTACCCAGATCTTGTAGACAAGACAAAAGCTCCAACTTACACTATTGAGAAGGATGGCAGCAATGGTGAGACTTGCATCATAAGATTTCATGCAGGGCCACCATACGAAGACATTGTAAGTCTACTTTTTCTCGATGTTACGAAagcttttaaatttttcaacCAAATTACCGATTTCATGTGTCTTCAGACACTGGCTTACATTCTGGTTTTCTCTCCTACCGGTTGGCTTCCATTTTGA
- the LOC100775485 gene encoding cactin isoform X5 has product MAEIEKVKKRREERALEKARHEEEMALLARERARAEFHDWQKREEEFHFDQSKVRSEIRLREGRARPIDILTKHLNGSDDLDIEINEPYMVFKGLTVKEMEELHDDIKMHLDLDRDTPTHVEYWEALLLVCDWELAEARKKDAIDRARVRGEEPPADLLAEERGLHYSVEPDVKNLLQGKTHAELEAYQVHTESEMRTGTAKVVEYWEAVLKHLHIYKAKACLKEIHAKMLCKHLQRPEQPLEDEDELEDAQVRNSEDDTEHYAKVQYADESFSPEPIKGEVQEAKDQAGSFSPELFHGDENEEAIDPEEDRALLEQKRMAVKEEQQRQIQEAMASKPAPSEDNFEMKAMKAMGAMEDGDAVFGSGAEVNLDSEVYWWHDKYRARKPKYFNRVHTGYEWNKYNQTHYDHDNPPPKVVQGYKFNIFYPDLVDKTKAPTYTIEKDGSNGETCIIRFHAGPPYEDITLAYILVFSPTGWLPF; this is encoded by the exons TCATTTTGATCAAAGCAAGGTTAGATCTGAGATTAGATTGCGTGAAGGGCGTGCTAGGCCGATTGATATCCTAACCAAGCACCTCAATGGATCTGATGATTTGGATATAGAAATAAATGAACCATACATGGTGTTCAAG GGCTTGACAGTAAAGGAAATGGAAGAACTTCATGATGACATCAAAATGCATCTGGACCTTGACAGGGACACACCCACCCATGTAGAATATTGGGAG GCACTCCTTCTGGTTTGTGATTGGGAGCTAGCTGAAGCTCGAAAAAAGGATGCAATTGATCGAGCTAGGGTGCGTGGTGAAGAACCTCCCGCAGATCTGCTTGCAGAAGAAAGGGGTCTGCATTACAGTGTTGAGCCAGATGTGAAGAATCTTTTGCAGGGGAAAACACATGCAGAATTGGAAGCTTATCAGGTGCATACAGAGTCAGAGATGCGTACTGGTACAGCAAAAGTGGTTGAGTACTGGGAGGCAGTTTTAAAACACCTCCACATATATAAGGCCAAG GCTTGTTTAAAGGAAATTCATGCCAAGATGTTATGCAAGCACTTGCAACGCCCTGAACAACCATTGGAGGATGAAGATGAATTGGAAGATGCTCAAGTTAGAAACTCTGAGGACGATACTGAGCACTATGCTAAAG TCCAATATGCAGATGAATCATTTTCACCAGAACCCAttaaaggagaagttcaagaagCCAAAGATCAGGCTGGCTCATTTTCACCGGAACTGTTTCATGGTGATGAAAATGAGGAAGCTATTGACCCTGAAGAGGATCGAGCTCTACTG GAGCAGAAACGCATGGCTGTAAAGGAAGAGCAGCAAAGACAAATTCAGGAAGCAATGGCATCAAAGCCTGCTCCATCTGAAGATAATTTTGAGATGAAGGCCATGAAAGCTATGGGAGCTATGGAAGATGGGGACGCAGTGTTTGGCTCTGGTGCTGAAGTGAATCTAGATTCAGAG GTTTATTGGTGGCATGACAAATACAGAGCCAGGAAGCCGAAGTATTTCAACCGTGTTCACACTGGATATGAATGGAATAAATACAATCAGACTCACTACGATCATGACAATCCACCTCCAAAGGTTGTACAAGGGTATAAATTTAACATCTTCTACCCAGATCTTGTAGACAAGACAAAAGCTCCAACTTACACTATTGAGAAGGATGGCAGCAATGGTGAGACTTGCATCATAAGATTTCATGCAGGGCCACCATACGAAGACATT ACACTGGCTTACATTCTGGTTTTCTCTCCTACCGGTTGGCTTCCATTTTGA
- the LOC100775485 gene encoding cactin isoform X7 → MAEIEKVKKRREERALEKARHEEEMALLARERARAEFHDWQKREEEFHFDQSKVRSEIRLREGRARPIDILTKHLNGSDDLDIEINEPYMVFKGLTVKEMEELHDDIKMHLDLDRDTPTHVEYWEALLLVCDWELAEARKKDAIDRARVRGEEPPADLLAEERGLHYSVEPDVKNLLQGKTHAELEAYQVHTESEMRTGTAKVVEYWEAVLKHLHIYKAKACLKEIHAKMLCKHLQRPEQPLEDEDELEDAQVRNSEDDTEHYAKVQYADESFSPEPIKGEVQEAKDQAGSFSPELFHGDENEEAIDPEEDRALLEQKRMAVKEEQQRQIQEAMASKPAPSEDNFEMKAMKAMGAMEDGDAVFGSGAEVNLDSEVYWWHDKYRARKPKYFNRVHTGYEWNKYNQTHYDHDNPPPKVVQGYKFNIFYPDLVDKTKAPTYTIEKDGSNGETCIIRFHAGPPYEDISKVCIRVC, encoded by the exons TCATTTTGATCAAAGCAAGGTTAGATCTGAGATTAGATTGCGTGAAGGGCGTGCTAGGCCGATTGATATCCTAACCAAGCACCTCAATGGATCTGATGATTTGGATATAGAAATAAATGAACCATACATGGTGTTCAAG GGCTTGACAGTAAAGGAAATGGAAGAACTTCATGATGACATCAAAATGCATCTGGACCTTGACAGGGACACACCCACCCATGTAGAATATTGGGAG GCACTCCTTCTGGTTTGTGATTGGGAGCTAGCTGAAGCTCGAAAAAAGGATGCAATTGATCGAGCTAGGGTGCGTGGTGAAGAACCTCCCGCAGATCTGCTTGCAGAAGAAAGGGGTCTGCATTACAGTGTTGAGCCAGATGTGAAGAATCTTTTGCAGGGGAAAACACATGCAGAATTGGAAGCTTATCAGGTGCATACAGAGTCAGAGATGCGTACTGGTACAGCAAAAGTGGTTGAGTACTGGGAGGCAGTTTTAAAACACCTCCACATATATAAGGCCAAG GCTTGTTTAAAGGAAATTCATGCCAAGATGTTATGCAAGCACTTGCAACGCCCTGAACAACCATTGGAGGATGAAGATGAATTGGAAGATGCTCAAGTTAGAAACTCTGAGGACGATACTGAGCACTATGCTAAAG TCCAATATGCAGATGAATCATTTTCACCAGAACCCAttaaaggagaagttcaagaagCCAAAGATCAGGCTGGCTCATTTTCACCGGAACTGTTTCATGGTGATGAAAATGAGGAAGCTATTGACCCTGAAGAGGATCGAGCTCTACTG GAGCAGAAACGCATGGCTGTAAAGGAAGAGCAGCAAAGACAAATTCAGGAAGCAATGGCATCAAAGCCTGCTCCATCTGAAGATAATTTTGAGATGAAGGCCATGAAAGCTATGGGAGCTATGGAAGATGGGGACGCAGTGTTTGGCTCTGGTGCTGAAGTGAATCTAGATTCAGAG GTTTATTGGTGGCATGACAAATACAGAGCCAGGAAGCCGAAGTATTTCAACCGTGTTCACACTGGATATGAATGGAATAAATACAATCAGACTCACTACGATCATGACAATCCACCTCCAAAGGTTGTACAAGGGTATAAATTTAACATCTTCTACCCAGATCTTGTAGACAAGACAAAAGCTCCAACTTACACTATTGAGAAGGATGGCAGCAATGGTGAGACTTGCATCATAAGATTTCATGCAGGGCCACCATACGAAGACATT AGTAAGGTGTGCATCCGAGTATGTTAA
- the LOC100775485 gene encoding cactin isoform X1 codes for MAEIEKVKKRREERALEKARHEEEMALLARERARAEFHDWQKREEEFHFDQSKVRSEIRLREGRARPIDILTKHLNGSDDLDIEINEPYMVFKGLTVKEMEELHDDIKMHLDLDRDTPTHVEYWEALLLVCDWELAEARKKDAIDRARVRGEEPPADLLAEERGLHYSVEPDVKNLLQGKTHAELEAYQVHTESEMRTGTAKVVEYWEAVLKHLHIYKAKACLKEIHAKMLCKHLQRPEQPLEDEDELEDAQVRNSEDDTEHYAKVQYADESFSPEPIKGEVQEAKDQAGSFSPELFHGDENEEAIDPEEDRALLEQKRMAVKEEQQRQIQEAMASKPAPSEDNFEMKAMKAMGAMEDGDAVFGSGAEVNLDSEVYWWHDKYRARKPKYFNRVHTGYEWNKYNQTHYDHDNPPPKVVQGYKFNIFYPDLVDKTKAPTYTIEKDGSNGETCIIRFHAGPPYEDIVSLLFLDVTKAFKFFNQITDFMCLQTLAYILVFSPTGWLPF; via the exons TCATTTTGATCAAAGCAAGGTTAGATCTGAGATTAGATTGCGTGAAGGGCGTGCTAGGCCGATTGATATCCTAACCAAGCACCTCAATGGATCTGATGATTTGGATATAGAAATAAATGAACCATACATGGTGTTCAAG GGCTTGACAGTAAAGGAAATGGAAGAACTTCATGATGACATCAAAATGCATCTGGACCTTGACAGGGACACACCCACCCATGTAGAATATTGGGAG GCACTCCTTCTGGTTTGTGATTGGGAGCTAGCTGAAGCTCGAAAAAAGGATGCAATTGATCGAGCTAGGGTGCGTGGTGAAGAACCTCCCGCAGATCTGCTTGCAGAAGAAAGGGGTCTGCATTACAGTGTTGAGCCAGATGTGAAGAATCTTTTGCAGGGGAAAACACATGCAGAATTGGAAGCTTATCAGGTGCATACAGAGTCAGAGATGCGTACTGGTACAGCAAAAGTGGTTGAGTACTGGGAGGCAGTTTTAAAACACCTCCACATATATAAGGCCAAG GCTTGTTTAAAGGAAATTCATGCCAAGATGTTATGCAAGCACTTGCAACGCCCTGAACAACCATTGGAGGATGAAGATGAATTGGAAGATGCTCAAGTTAGAAACTCTGAGGACGATACTGAGCACTATGCTAAAG TCCAATATGCAGATGAATCATTTTCACCAGAACCCAttaaaggagaagttcaagaagCCAAAGATCAGGCTGGCTCATTTTCACCGGAACTGTTTCATGGTGATGAAAATGAGGAAGCTATTGACCCTGAAGAGGATCGAGCTCTACTG GAGCAGAAACGCATGGCTGTAAAGGAAGAGCAGCAAAGACAAATTCAGGAAGCAATGGCATCAAAGCCTGCTCCATCTGAAGATAATTTTGAGATGAAGGCCATGAAAGCTATGGGAGCTATGGAAGATGGGGACGCAGTGTTTGGCTCTGGTGCTGAAGTGAATCTAGATTCAGAG GTTTATTGGTGGCATGACAAATACAGAGCCAGGAAGCCGAAGTATTTCAACCGTGTTCACACTGGATATGAATGGAATAAATACAATCAGACTCACTACGATCATGACAATCCACCTCCAAAGGTTGTACAAGGGTATAAATTTAACATCTTCTACCCAGATCTTGTAGACAAGACAAAAGCTCCAACTTACACTATTGAGAAGGATGGCAGCAATGGTGAGACTTGCATCATAAGATTTCATGCAGGGCCACCATACGAAGACATTGTAAGTCTACTTTTTCTCGATGTTACGAAagcttttaaatttttcaacCAAATTACCGATTTCATGTGTCTTCAGACACTGGCTTACATTCTGGTTTTCTCTCCTACCGGTTGGCTTCCATTTTGA